Proteins encoded in a region of the Roseateles sp. SL47 genome:
- the flgE gene encoding flagellar hook protein FlgE has protein sequence MSFQQGLSGLNASSKNLEVIGNNIANAQTYGAKSSRAEFADMYATALNGAGTNQIGIGVQLQAVAQQFTQGNITVTENPMDLAINGNGFFQVSDGASPTVYTRNGQFKVDREGYIVNNDQLKLQGYPADSNGVIQPGLATSLKLPTGGIDPKVTSTIDMEFTLDSRAAATAPYELSDPADPNSAKIDQTGIKLDDPTSYNNATSLTVYDAKGQPVAVTLYYQRANNDDANGNTVWNVYVTANGSAVQYDAQGNPIQTDDGTTTGNPLTPYTQVTFLPTGGNPVSPAANELLNLKIPAGVNSQGAPTLSIPAPPADLSDPSVQGISLDMTSAVENGANFAVTSLTQDGYAPGQLTGISIENNGIVTARYSNGQSKPAGQVELANFRNPQGLQPMGGNLWSRTNASGDAVVGVPGDGNLGSINAGSLEESNVDLTNELVNMVTAQRVYQANAQTIKTQDQVLQTLVNLR, from the coding sequence ATGAGCTTCCAACAAGGCCTCTCCGGATTGAACGCTTCCAGCAAGAACCTGGAAGTCATCGGCAACAACATTGCGAACGCCCAGACCTACGGCGCGAAGTCGTCCCGCGCCGAATTCGCCGACATGTACGCCACCGCGCTGAATGGTGCGGGCACCAACCAGATCGGCATTGGTGTGCAACTGCAGGCCGTGGCCCAGCAGTTCACCCAAGGCAACATCACCGTGACCGAGAACCCGATGGATCTGGCCATCAACGGCAACGGCTTCTTCCAGGTCAGCGACGGCGCGAGCCCCACGGTGTACACCCGCAACGGCCAGTTCAAAGTGGACCGGGAAGGCTACATCGTCAACAACGATCAGCTCAAGCTGCAAGGGTATCCGGCGGACAGCAACGGCGTGATCCAGCCGGGCCTGGCCACCTCGCTGAAGCTGCCCACCGGCGGCATCGACCCCAAGGTGACAAGCACCATCGACATGGAGTTCACGCTGGATTCGCGCGCTGCCGCCACCGCCCCGTATGAACTGAGCGACCCGGCCGATCCGAATTCGGCCAAGATCGACCAGACCGGCATCAAGCTGGACGACCCCACGTCCTACAACAACGCCACCTCGCTGACGGTGTATGACGCCAAGGGCCAGCCGGTGGCTGTGACGCTGTATTACCAGCGCGCCAACAATGACGATGCCAACGGCAACACCGTCTGGAACGTCTATGTGACGGCCAACGGCAGCGCCGTGCAGTACGACGCCCAAGGCAACCCCATCCAGACCGACGACGGCACGACCACCGGCAACCCGCTGACGCCCTACACCCAGGTCACCTTCCTGCCCACCGGCGGCAATCCGGTGTCGCCGGCCGCCAATGAGCTGCTGAACCTGAAGATTCCTGCCGGCGTGAACTCGCAAGGGGCGCCGACGCTGTCGATCCCCGCACCGCCCGCCGACCTGTCCGATCCCTCGGTGCAGGGGATTTCGCTGGACATGACCTCGGCCGTGGAAAACGGCGCCAACTTCGCCGTGACCAGTCTGACGCAGGACGGCTACGCCCCGGGCCAGCTCACCGGCATCAGCATCGAGAACAACGGCATCGTCACCGCCCGGTATTCCAACGGCCAGTCCAAACCGGCGGGCCAGGTGGAACTGGCGAACTTCCGCAATCCGCAGGGCCTGCAACCGATGGGCGGCAACCTCTGGTCCCGCACCAACGCGTCCGGGGACGCCGTGGTGGGCGTTCCGGGGGACGGCAACCTGGGCTCGATCAATGCCGGTTCGCTGGAAGAGTCCAACGTGGACCTGACCAATGAGCTGGTGAACATGGTGACCGCCCAGCGTGTCTACCAGGCCAATGCGCAGACCATCAAAACGCAGGATCAGGTGCTGCAGACGCTGGTGAACCTGCGTTGA
- the flgF gene encoding flagellar basal-body rod protein FlgF, whose amino-acid sequence MDRMIYLSMSGAQAALSRQDVLANNLANVNSNGFRAELQAFRSVPVRGDGSTVRAFSLETTTGHDLSAGPVETTGRNLDVAMKGRSWMAVQALDGTEAYTRAGSMDVNAEGLLVMRNGLQVLGDGGPISVPPNSTVDIGADGTVTAKTGNQRPVNIGKLKLVTEDGRFTRRTDGLFAAPDGEPLPADPAAQVQAGALEGSNVSPVETMVGMIAAARQFEQQMKLLQIAQTHGQAASKLLSDS is encoded by the coding sequence ATGGACCGCATGATCTATCTGTCGATGAGTGGCGCCCAGGCCGCCCTCTCGCGCCAGGACGTGCTGGCCAACAACCTGGCCAACGTCAACAGCAACGGCTTCCGCGCCGAACTGCAGGCGTTTCGCTCGGTGCCCGTCCGTGGCGACGGGTCCACCGTGCGGGCCTTCTCGCTGGAAACCACCACCGGCCACGATCTGTCGGCCGGCCCGGTGGAAACCACGGGCCGCAACCTGGACGTGGCCATGAAAGGCCGCTCCTGGATGGCCGTCCAGGCGCTGGACGGCACCGAGGCCTACACCCGTGCCGGCTCGATGGATGTGAATGCCGAAGGCCTGCTGGTGATGCGCAACGGCCTGCAGGTGCTGGGCGACGGTGGCCCGATTTCGGTGCCCCCCAATTCCACGGTGGACATCGGGGCCGATGGCACCGTCACCGCCAAGACCGGGAACCAGCGGCCGGTGAACATCGGCAAGCTCAAGCTGGTGACCGAGGACGGCCGTTTCACCCGCCGCACCGACGGCCTGTTTGCCGCCCCCGATGGCGAGCCGCTGCCGGCCGATCCGGCGGCGCAGGTGCAGGCGGGCGCGCTGGAGGGGTCCAACGTCAGCCCGGTCGAGACCATGGTCGGCATGATCGCCGCCGCACGGCAGTTTGAACAGCAGATGAAGCTGCTGCAGATTGCCCAGACCCATGGACAGGCAGCCTCCAAGCTGCTGTCCGACAGCTGA